One Shewanella sp. MR-4 DNA window includes the following coding sequences:
- the nrdD gene encoding anaerobic ribonucleoside-triphosphate reductase gives MPVVIKRDGCRTPFDETRIRDAVIAAANSVGIEDADYAATVAACVRERVANLAEVEIHHLQDAVENLLMEGPYKSLARVYIEYRHDRDICRDATSKLNLEIRGLVEQSNAALLNENANKDSKVIPTQRDLLAGIVAKHYAKSHILPKDVVAAHELGEIHYHDLDYSPFFPMFNCMLIDLAGMLTHGFKMGNAEIETPKSISTATAVTAQIIAQVASHIYGGTTINRIDEVLAPFVAKSYDKHYQVALNWQIKDAKAYATALTEKECHDAFQSLEYEVNTLHTANGQTPFVTFGFGLGTSWESRLIQQSMLKVRMTGLGKNRKTAVFPKLVFAIRDGINHKAGDCNYDVKQMALKCASMRMYPDILNYEQVEKVTGSFKTPMGCRSFLGSYKENGELVHEGRNNLGVVSLNLPRVALEANGDEAEFYRILDERLLLARRALDTRIERLNGVKARVAPILYMEGACGVRLRADDDIAQIFKNGRASISLGYIGLHETINALYGTQTHVFDDTKLREKAVAIVAHLKAATDAWKAETGYGFSLYSTPSESLCSRFCKLDARQFGVVAGVTDKGYYTNSFHLDVEKRVNPYDKIDFEQPYPAIANGGFICYGEYPNMQHNIEALENVWDYSYSRVPYYGTNTPIDECYDCGFTGEFSCTSKGFTCPKCGNHEPSRVSVTRRVCGYLGSPDARPFNHGKQEEVKRRIKHL, from the coding sequence ATGCCAGTCGTGATCAAGCGGGATGGTTGCCGCACACCTTTTGATGAAACAAGGATAAGAGATGCAGTGATAGCGGCTGCAAACTCGGTTGGGATAGAGGATGCTGACTATGCCGCGACGGTTGCCGCTTGTGTGAGGGAGCGAGTGGCCAATCTGGCAGAAGTCGAGATCCACCATTTACAGGATGCGGTTGAAAACCTACTGATGGAAGGGCCTTACAAGTCTCTGGCGCGGGTATATATCGAGTATCGCCATGACAGAGATATTTGCCGCGATGCGACCAGTAAACTCAATCTTGAAATCCGTGGTTTAGTGGAGCAGAGCAATGCGGCGCTGTTAAATGAAAACGCCAATAAAGACTCTAAAGTGATCCCAACCCAGCGCGATCTACTCGCGGGTATCGTCGCTAAACATTACGCCAAGAGCCATATTCTGCCTAAGGATGTGGTGGCCGCCCATGAACTTGGTGAAATCCATTACCACGATCTCGATTATTCGCCGTTTTTCCCGATGTTTAACTGCATGTTGATTGATTTGGCGGGCATGTTGACCCACGGTTTTAAGATGGGCAACGCCGAAATTGAGACCCCAAAGTCCATCTCCACCGCTACGGCGGTAACGGCGCAGATCATTGCCCAAGTGGCCAGTCATATTTATGGCGGCACCACGATTAATCGTATTGATGAAGTGCTCGCGCCTTTTGTGGCGAAGAGCTATGACAAACACTATCAAGTGGCACTTAACTGGCAAATTAAAGACGCCAAGGCCTATGCGACGGCGCTCACCGAAAAAGAATGTCATGACGCTTTCCAATCCCTTGAATATGAAGTGAATACCTTACATACCGCCAATGGACAAACGCCCTTTGTGACTTTTGGTTTTGGTCTGGGGACTTCGTGGGAGTCGCGTTTAATTCAGCAATCCATGTTGAAAGTTCGTATGACGGGCCTAGGTAAAAATCGTAAGACTGCCGTGTTCCCTAAACTGGTGTTTGCGATTCGTGATGGCATTAACCACAAGGCTGGTGATTGCAACTACGATGTCAAACAAATGGCTCTTAAATGCGCCAGCATGCGCATGTATCCGGATATTTTGAACTACGAGCAAGTGGAAAAGGTCACGGGTTCATTTAAAACCCCTATGGGCTGTCGCAGCTTTTTAGGCTCCTATAAAGAAAATGGCGAGCTAGTTCATGAAGGGCGCAATAACCTTGGGGTGGTGAGCTTAAACTTGCCCCGAGTTGCCCTCGAGGCCAATGGCGATGAGGCTGAATTTTATCGCATTTTAGATGAGCGTTTACTGCTTGCCCGCCGCGCATTAGACACCCGCATCGAACGATTAAACGGCGTTAAAGCCAGAGTTGCACCGATTCTGTATATGGAAGGCGCCTGTGGTGTGCGCCTGCGCGCCGATGATGATATCGCCCAAATCTTTAAAAATGGTCGGGCATCGATTTCATTAGGCTATATCGGTTTGCATGAAACCATCAATGCGCTCTATGGCACACAAACCCATGTATTTGATGATACCAAGCTTCGTGAAAAAGCAGTGGCGATTGTCGCGCACCTTAAAGCGGCTACCGATGCATGGAAGGCCGAAACCGGTTATGGGTTTAGCCTTTATAGCACCCCGAGTGAGAGCCTCTGCAGCCGTTTCTGCAAGCTCGATGCGCGTCAATTCGGCGTGGTTGCAGGGGTCACCGATAAGGGCTATTACACCAATAGCTTCCACTTGGATGTGGAAAAGCGGGTGAATCCCTACGATAAAATTGATTTTGAGCAGCCATATCCTGCGATCGCCAATGGCGGATTTATCTGCTACGGCGAATACCCGAATATGCAGCACAACATCGAAGCGCTCGAAAATGTGTGGGATTACAGTTATAGCCGCGTGCCTTACTACGGTACTAACACGCCGATTGATGAATGCTACGACTGCGGTTTTACCGGCGAGTTTAGCTGTACCAGTAAAGGTTTTACTTGCCCTAAATGCGGTAACCATGAGCCAAGCCGAGTGTCCGTTACCCGCCGAGTGTGCGGTTACTTAGGTAGCCCCGACGCCAGACCATTCAACCATGGCAAGCAAGAAGAAGTGAAACGCAGGATCAAACACTTGTAA
- the rssA gene encoding patatin-like phospholipase RssA, producing the protein MSKGTKPTIGIALGSGAAKGWAHIGVLNGLANMGIKPDKVAGCSVGALVGAAYAHNHLAELEEWVRSFSSWDVLGLMDIRWRKGGLIGGEKVFDVLQSRIGDINIEDLDRPFAAIATDLYSGQEIWFRHGDLRQAVRASCSMPGILAPVRQGERWLVDGAVVNPVPVSVSRAMGVDIVIAVDLHGFHSGRLQVLPVNMTSHKAPKEENEMPARQETGFMDLFARGREYVSSLTDKFSLGTKSNPGMIAVMSQSMGILEQRHKRARLMGDPPDILVVPEVANIGTMEFHRADEAIAAGEAAVAKAAHLIEAAIWKG; encoded by the coding sequence ATGAGCAAAGGGACAAAACCGACAATAGGTATTGCCTTAGGAAGCGGAGCCGCCAAGGGCTGGGCACATATTGGCGTACTTAATGGGCTCGCCAATATGGGGATAAAACCCGATAAGGTGGCCGGTTGCTCAGTAGGAGCCTTAGTGGGCGCAGCCTATGCTCATAATCATTTAGCCGAGCTTGAAGAGTGGGTACGCAGCTTTTCGAGTTGGGATGTCCTCGGACTGATGGACATTCGCTGGCGTAAAGGGGGATTGATCGGCGGTGAGAAAGTCTTCGATGTACTGCAATCGCGTATCGGCGATATCAATATTGAGGATTTGGACCGACCCTTTGCGGCGATTGCGACGGACTTATATTCAGGGCAAGAAATCTGGTTTCGCCATGGTGATTTACGCCAAGCCGTGCGCGCCTCGTGCTCAATGCCGGGAATATTAGCCCCCGTACGACAAGGGGAGCGTTGGCTCGTCGATGGCGCCGTTGTTAATCCTGTGCCCGTGTCTGTGAGCCGTGCTATGGGCGTCGATATAGTGATTGCCGTTGATTTGCATGGGTTTCATTCTGGGCGGCTGCAGGTATTGCCCGTCAACATGACCAGCCATAAGGCGCCAAAGGAAGAAAATGAAATGCCCGCTCGCCAAGAAACTGGCTTTATGGATTTGTTTGCGAGAGGGCGGGAATATGTCAGCAGCTTAACCGACAAGTTTTCCCTCGGCACTAAATCTAACCCTGGCATGATTGCGGTAATGTCACAGTCGATGGGGATTTTAGAGCAGCGTCATAAGCGGGCGCGTTTGATGGGTGATCCTCCCGATATTCTGGTCGTGCCTGAAGTCGCTAATATCGGCACTATGGAGTTTCACCGCGCCGACGAGGCAATTGCCGCAGGAGAAGCGGCTGTCGCTAAGGCGGCGCACTTGATTGAAGCGGCAATTTGGAAAGGTTAA
- a CDS encoding DEAD/DEAH box helicase, giving the protein MQFTDFSLDQRLLQSLKHMGIATPTAIQEQALPIALAGKDLMASSKTGSGKTLAFLLPALQRVISTRALSKRDPRVLILLPTRELAHQVYSQLRLLVANTQYKAISVLGGENFNDQAKALAKEPHFIVATPGRIADHLEQKNLFLNGLELLVLDEADRMLDLGFAPQLKAINAAADHKRRQTLMFSATLDHSEINEIAAALLKNPSHVAIGAAHTEHQDITQRIYLCDHLDHKEALLTRLLSDETHKQVIIFTATRADTERLASKLSAQGFATAALSGELKQAARNQIMDQFARGQQQILVTTDVASRGLDLLNVSLVINFDMPKFAEEYVHRIGRTGRAGAKGDAISLVGPKDWDNFKKVQLFLRKTFEISVIKGLEAKFSGLKDKPKAAAAKAVTKAGTKTKANAKSKTVKAAPSRDKRFITGVDVGDAPMRKKPAAPLLQDHDDER; this is encoded by the coding sequence TTGCAGTTTACTGATTTTTCTCTGGACCAGCGTCTGTTACAAAGCTTAAAGCATATGGGGATTGCAACCCCAACCGCCATCCAGGAACAAGCACTGCCTATCGCATTGGCAGGTAAAGATTTAATGGCATCATCAAAGACTGGGTCAGGTAAGACCTTAGCGTTTTTGTTGCCAGCATTGCAAAGGGTTATCTCCACCCGCGCTTTAAGTAAGCGCGATCCTAGAGTACTGATTTTATTACCTACCCGTGAATTAGCCCATCAGGTGTATAGTCAGTTACGTTTACTGGTGGCGAACACCCAATACAAAGCCATTAGCGTATTAGGCGGTGAAAACTTTAACGATCAAGCCAAAGCACTGGCAAAAGAGCCACATTTTATCGTGGCAACGCCGGGACGCATCGCCGATCATTTAGAGCAAAAAAACCTCTTCCTCAATGGATTAGAACTGCTTGTCCTCGATGAAGCAGACCGTATGCTGGATCTGGGTTTTGCGCCGCAATTAAAAGCCATTAACGCTGCTGCCGATCATAAGCGCCGTCAAACCTTAATGTTTTCGGCCACCTTAGATCACAGTGAAATCAATGAGATTGCGGCAGCATTACTTAAAAATCCGTCGCATGTTGCGATTGGCGCAGCCCACACTGAGCATCAGGATATTACCCAGCGTATTTATCTGTGCGATCACTTAGATCACAAAGAAGCCCTGCTCACACGTCTGCTTAGCGATGAAACTCACAAGCAAGTGATTATTTTTACCGCCACCCGCGCCGACACCGAGCGCTTAGCGAGCAAACTCTCGGCGCAGGGTTTTGCCACAGCCGCCTTAAGTGGTGAGCTTAAACAAGCGGCACGTAATCAGATCATGGATCAATTTGCCCGTGGCCAGCAGCAAATTCTGGTGACTACAGATGTGGCATCCAGAGGCTTAGACTTACTCAATGTCTCCTTAGTCATTAACTTCGATATGCCCAAATTTGCCGAAGAATATGTCCATCGCATAGGTCGTACTGGACGCGCAGGCGCCAAAGGTGATGCAATCTCCCTCGTTGGTCCTAAGGATTGGGATAACTTTAAGAAAGTACAACTCTTCCTGAGAAAGACCTTTGAGATCAGCGTGATTAAGGGGCTCGAAGCTAAATTTAGTGGTTTAAAAGACAAGCCTAAAGCCGCCGCAGCTAAAGCGGTAACCAAGGCAGGAACAAAAACCAAAGCGAACGCCAAGTCAAAAACCGTTAAAGCAGCTCCCTCAAGGGATAAACGCTTTATCACTGGGGTTGATGTGGGTGATGCGCCAATGCGTAAAAAACCTGCGGCGCCATTGCTGCAGGATCATGACGACGAGCGTTAA
- a CDS encoding DUF3010 family protein — protein sequence MRICGVELKGGEAIISLLSYEGETFNVPSCRKVSFSVAQSASAETIREFHFAFHKLMEDYKVDEIVVIEREQKGKLAGSATSFKLEAAIQLGDLPVTLLSPVAIKEQNKRNPPQVDFDSLDLKRVQQPAFEAAYAQQNRRIFGKA from the coding sequence ATGCGAATTTGTGGTGTTGAATTAAAAGGCGGCGAAGCCATTATCAGTCTGCTGAGCTACGAAGGTGAAACCTTCAACGTACCAAGCTGCCGTAAAGTGTCTTTTAGCGTCGCTCAATCAGCCTCAGCGGAAACGATCCGTGAATTTCACTTCGCTTTCCATAAGTTAATGGAAGATTATAAGGTCGATGAAATCGTCGTTATCGAGCGCGAGCAAAAAGGCAAACTGGCTGGCTCTGCCACCAGCTTTAAACTCGAAGCCGCAATTCAACTCGGCGATCTGCCGGTGACCTTGTTGTCGCCTGTTGCGATAAAGGAACAAAACAAGCGTAATCCACCTCAAGTTGATTTTGACAGCTTAGATCTCAAACGCGTCCAACAACCCGCCTTTGAGGCGGCCTACGCTCAGCAAAATCGCCGTATCTTCGGTAAAGCTTAA
- a CDS encoding M48 family metallopeptidase: MQTLKYLSGYSPDIQRQVQQLLEGGKLADVLLRRHPTVHEIRSDKALYDYTQGIKNQFLRQSSPLSKVIFDDKISMSHHALGLHSYVSRVQGNKIKAKNEIRISSRLKRVPEPLLRMVVVHELAHLKEKDHNKAFYKLCTYMEPDYHQFEFDLRLLLTCIDANQSPYSN, encoded by the coding sequence ATGCAAACCTTAAAATATTTAAGCGGTTATAGTCCGGATATCCAACGCCAAGTTCAGCAACTACTCGAAGGTGGAAAGCTTGCGGATGTTTTGCTGCGTCGTCATCCCACGGTCCATGAGATCCGCAGCGACAAAGCTCTCTATGACTATACCCAAGGGATAAAAAATCAGTTTTTACGCCAATCCTCTCCCCTGTCAAAAGTGATCTTCGATGACAAAATTAGCATGAGTCATCATGCACTTGGCTTACATTCTTACGTCTCTAGAGTGCAGGGGAATAAAATCAAGGCTAAGAACGAAATCCGTATCTCTTCACGTTTAAAGCGCGTCCCCGAACCCTTGCTCAGAATGGTGGTGGTACACGAACTCGCCCATTTAAAAGAGAAGGATCATAATAAAGCTTTCTATAAGTTGTGTACTTATATGGAGCCCGATTACCATCAATTCGAATTCGATCTGCGTTTATTGCTAACCTGTATCGACGCTAACCAATCGCCCTACTCAAACTAA
- a CDS encoding peptidoglycan DD-metalloendopeptidase family protein — translation MQTGKPNLANFPQIRLQNLSSAQKNILLVGGLLIGAAMLMPNANHVVPTAQRIPVALDIETILPQISEPVETAPIVDNTPHFERVIASGDTLSALFSKAGVDQQTMYKVLEADLNILALDTLLPGNRIQFWLDNEGQLQKLELYFNAARQVVFTRYEDGSFNVEEINVEGVWQNRILTGDIKGSFYVSAQKMGLAAADIQRIEDLLKEKVNFARDLRAGDKFSVLVNDQYVEGEATGSSQILGVSIKTGRSEISAFQHTDGSYYDAKGQSLVRAFQRIPLAKQPRMSSRFNPTRKHPITGRISPHNGTDFSVPIGTKVIAPGDGVVSLVTDHQFAGKYIVIEHGGKYRTRYLHLSKALVRKGQRVTRGQVIALSGNTGRSTGPHLHYEFHVNGRPVDPMRADIPMASQLANQELRTFTNIVKSRQALMNLG, via the coding sequence TTGCAGACAGGTAAACCCAATTTGGCTAATTTTCCGCAAATTCGTTTGCAGAACTTATCTTCAGCCCAGAAAAATATTCTCCTTGTTGGAGGTCTATTAATCGGTGCGGCGATGTTAATGCCGAATGCTAATCATGTGGTACCTACTGCTCAACGTATTCCCGTCGCGCTCGATATTGAGACTATATTGCCACAGATATCAGAGCCTGTAGAAACCGCTCCGATTGTCGATAATACCCCGCATTTTGAACGTGTCATCGCCTCTGGTGATACTTTAAGCGCTTTATTTTCTAAGGCGGGTGTCGATCAGCAAACCATGTATAAGGTATTAGAAGCCGATTTAAACATTCTAGCGCTAGATACCTTATTACCCGGTAACCGTATTCAATTTTGGCTGGATAATGAAGGCCAACTGCAGAAGTTAGAGCTGTATTTTAACGCCGCACGCCAAGTAGTATTTACTCGTTATGAAGATGGCAGCTTTAACGTTGAAGAAATTAACGTTGAAGGTGTGTGGCAAAACCGTATTCTCACTGGCGATATTAAAGGCTCATTCTACGTTTCAGCGCAAAAAATGGGTTTAGCGGCGGCCGATATTCAGCGGATTGAAGATTTACTCAAAGAGAAAGTGAATTTTGCACGGGATTTACGTGCAGGTGATAAATTTTCTGTTTTGGTAAATGATCAATATGTTGAGGGCGAAGCAACGGGAAGCAGTCAAATATTAGGCGTGAGCATTAAAACGGGTCGCTCCGAAATTAGTGCATTCCAACATACCGATGGCAGTTATTACGATGCTAAAGGCCAAAGCTTAGTGCGTGCCTTCCAACGTATTCCATTAGCCAAACAACCACGCATGAGTTCTCGTTTTAACCCGACGCGTAAACATCCTATTACTGGCCGTATTTCTCCCCATAACGGTACCGACTTTTCAGTGCCTATTGGTACTAAAGTTATTGCTCCTGGCGATGGTGTCGTAAGCTTAGTCACCGATCACCAATTCGCGGGTAAATATATTGTGATTGAACACGGTGGTAAGTACCGTACACGTTATTTACATCTTTCTAAGGCATTAGTGCGTAAAGGTCAGAGAGTGACTCGTGGCCAAGTGATTGCTTTATCAGGCAATACTGGACGTTCTACCGGTCCACATTTGCATTATGAATTCCACGTTAATGGTAGACCTGTGGACCCAATGAGAGCCGATATCCCGATGGCAAGCCAATTAGCGAATCAAGAATTACGTACCTTCACCAATATCGTGAAGAGCCGCCAAGCGTTAATGAATTTAGGTTAA
- a CDS encoding SbcC/MukB-like Walker B domain-containing protein, with protein MKPLSLSMSAFGPFASTQTIDFTELGNNPLFLINGPTGAGKTTLLDGICFALYGKTTGNEREGSQMRCDMADDSVLTEVTFHFQLGSTGYRIRRVPEQERLKKSGDGSTVQKSEAQLYKIAPDGSETLIVASKVSDATAEIEALTGLDVEQFRQVMVLPQGKFRELLMADSKAREQIFSQLFQTHIYKRIEDTLKAKAADIRNLVKEQRARRDGILQTAALTSDDELTAELSRIEPEFAAATAAKEQSVAAHLAALKQRDSAQQLFAEFTRLQELQAEALSLNEQQAQIATQTTRLEVAKQALRVKPLLDNALSREQEASVAAAQRDSAQLTLDAAKLALSHAETAAQEIIPLEHKLREVEQQNSHLSALVPQLAEFASLEQALAQAKEILQHTKLQGQESKTALATLVEQRGHCENQLPALQSQSEQQLATAQALQQHRHMLEQFKQWQQICAKVAHTQGVLEQVGLQGKALNTQYQAASTAYKSLQLKWFQGQAAILARELKPHEPCPVCGSSTHPQPAVSHEDLPTDLQLQAAQDAEALALDNLNKARAEYRGLQKQLEAQQQQANDLATALGDKVELSLESHSQTLERLMQQAKQADDAAQALQLLQQQIKTLQQQESTLAQQLELERERYREQEGKVERLSGQLAEKALRIPEEYRTLDVLNQAIANNQQQLEQIKRQIDVLRTAQQQATQQSVAAQTALSAAIERCHATVELQAQAQQTLQTALDNAGFIDRDALREALLTDEQMQTLAEGKETYHRQCALNQSQLTQLTTKLSESTSPDLDALEALLTERLAQLKNAEELWSQLNTRLTLLNNTQTQLAVVDQKAKSLEDEYAVIGTLADVANGNTGNKISLQRFVLSVLLDDVLLAATQRLHLMSKGRYRLLRKEDRAKGNKASGLELEVEDAYTSKVRPVATLSGGESFMAALSMALGLSDVVQAYAGGIKLDTLFIDEGFGSLDQDSLELAIRTLMDLQSAGRMIGVISHVSEMKEQIGTRIDILKTSHGSEIKVILP; from the coding sequence ATGAAGCCACTCTCGCTGTCGATGTCGGCCTTTGGTCCTTTTGCTTCGACTCAAACCATTGATTTTACCGAACTGGGGAATAACCCCTTATTCCTGATCAACGGGCCAACAGGCGCGGGCAAAACCACGCTGCTCGACGGAATTTGTTTTGCGCTCTATGGAAAAACCACGGGTAACGAGCGTGAAGGCAGCCAGATGCGCTGCGATATGGCCGATGATAGCGTACTGACTGAGGTGACCTTTCATTTTCAATTAGGTAGTACGGGTTATCGTATTCGCCGCGTCCCCGAGCAGGAAAGATTAAAGAAAAGCGGTGATGGCTCAACGGTACAAAAGAGTGAGGCGCAGCTGTATAAGATTGCCCCGGATGGCAGTGAAACCCTTATCGTCGCCAGTAAAGTGTCAGACGCCACGGCCGAAATTGAGGCATTAACCGGCCTAGATGTGGAGCAGTTCCGCCAAGTGATGGTGCTTCCGCAGGGGAAATTTCGCGAATTGCTGATGGCCGACTCTAAGGCGCGTGAGCAGATTTTTAGCCAATTATTCCAAACCCATATCTATAAGCGCATCGAAGATACTCTAAAGGCTAAGGCGGCGGATATTCGCAATCTTGTCAAAGAGCAGCGCGCCCGCCGTGACGGTATTTTGCAAACGGCAGCACTCACATCCGATGATGAACTTACTGCAGAGTTGAGTCGCATTGAACCCGAATTCGCGGCGGCGACGGCAGCAAAAGAGCAGAGCGTTGCGGCGCATTTGGCGGCATTAAAACAGCGTGATAGCGCGCAGCAACTCTTTGCTGAATTTACTCGCTTACAGGAATTGCAGGCTGAGGCGCTTAGCCTTAATGAGCAGCAAGCGCAAATTGCAACCCAAACGACACGGCTTGAGGTGGCCAAGCAAGCACTGCGGGTAAAACCCTTATTAGATAATGCCTTGTCGCGGGAGCAAGAAGCGAGTGTTGCAGCCGCTCAGCGCGATAGCGCACAGTTGACGCTCGATGCCGCTAAGCTCGCACTCTCTCATGCTGAAACTGCGGCGCAGGAAATTATCCCCCTTGAACATAAGCTGCGTGAGGTTGAGCAGCAAAATAGTCATCTCAGTGCGTTAGTGCCGCAGCTGGCAGAGTTTGCCAGCCTGGAACAAGCTTTAGCGCAGGCAAAAGAGATACTGCAACACACCAAATTGCAGGGGCAGGAGAGTAAAACTGCACTTGCCACCTTAGTTGAACAGCGCGGTCATTGTGAGAATCAACTGCCAGCCTTGCAATCGCAAAGTGAGCAGCAACTTGCCACTGCGCAGGCGCTGCAGCAGCACCGTCATATGCTCGAGCAGTTCAAGCAGTGGCAGCAGATCTGTGCCAAAGTTGCGCATACTCAAGGGGTTCTTGAGCAGGTCGGTTTACAAGGAAAAGCGCTTAATACCCAATATCAAGCAGCTTCAACGGCTTACAAGTCTTTGCAACTGAAATGGTTTCAAGGTCAGGCAGCCATTTTAGCTAGAGAGTTAAAACCCCATGAGCCATGCCCGGTTTGTGGCAGTTCGACCCATCCTCAGCCCGCGGTGAGTCATGAGGATTTACCAACGGATCTACAATTGCAGGCGGCGCAGGATGCCGAGGCCTTGGCGCTCGATAATCTCAATAAAGCGCGGGCAGAATATCGTGGGCTGCAAAAGCAATTAGAAGCACAGCAACAGCAGGCGAATGATCTGGCAACAGCCCTTGGTGATAAGGTTGAGTTGTCACTCGAATCCCATAGCCAAACCTTAGAAAGGCTCATGCAGCAAGCGAAGCAAGCCGATGATGCGGCGCAAGCGCTGCAGCTGTTACAGCAACAGATCAAAACCTTGCAGCAGCAAGAGTCGACTTTGGCGCAGCAACTCGAACTTGAGCGTGAGCGTTACCGTGAGCAAGAAGGCAAAGTCGAGCGGCTATCGGGTCAACTTGCGGAAAAAGCGCTGAGGATCCCAGAAGAATACCGAACACTGGATGTATTGAATCAAGCGATTGCGAATAACCAGCAACAACTTGAACAGATAAAACGTCAGATTGATGTATTGAGAACCGCGCAGCAGCAGGCAACGCAGCAGAGTGTGGCGGCGCAAACGGCATTATCGGCGGCGATAGAGCGTTGTCATGCTACGGTAGAGCTGCAGGCGCAAGCACAGCAGACACTTCAGACGGCGCTCGATAACGCGGGCTTTATTGATAGGGATGCATTGCGCGAAGCCTTGTTAACCGATGAGCAAATGCAGACGCTGGCCGAGGGTAAAGAAACCTACCACAGACAGTGCGCCTTAAATCAGTCGCAACTGACTCAGCTTACAACCAAGTTGAGCGAGTCGACATCACCCGATCTTGACGCCTTAGAGGCCTTGCTCACTGAGCGACTCGCGCAGCTTAAAAATGCGGAAGAGCTATGGAGTCAACTGAATACTCGGCTCACCCTGCTTAACAATACCCAAACTCAGCTGGCGGTGGTCGATCAAAAGGCCAAATCCCTCGAGGATGAATACGCTGTGATTGGCACCTTGGCCGATGTTGCCAATGGTAATACGGGCAACAAAATTTCCCTGCAACGCTTTGTGCTTAGCGTATTGCTCGACGATGTGTTGCTTGCGGCAACGCAGAGGCTGCATTTAATGAGTAAAGGGCGCTACCGATTATTGCGCAAAGAGGACAGGGCGAAGGGCAATAAGGCCTCAGGGCTAGAGCTTGAAGTCGAGGATGCCTACACCTCTAAAGTGCGTCCCGTGGCGACCTTAAGTGGCGGTGAGAGTTTTATGGCAGCCTTGTCGATGGCTTTGGGCTTATCGGATGTGGTTCAAGCCTACGCAGGGGGGATAAAACTCGATACCTTATTTATCGACGAAGGCTTTGGCAGCCTAGATCAGGACTCCCTCGAACTTGCCATTCGCACGCTGATGGATTTGCAGTCGGCGGGGAGGATGATTGGGGTGATTTCCCATGTATCCGAAATGAAAGAACAGATAGGCACTCGAATTGATATCTTGAAAACCTCCCATGGGAGTGAAATCAAGGTGATTTTGCCTTAG